The Poecilia reticulata strain Guanapo linkage group LG1, Guppy_female_1.0+MT, whole genome shotgun sequence DNA window TCTTCTATTGCCCACAGAGATTAActtattttcttaatacataAATGTCTTTGGAtcttttctgaattttattgaTTCAGTTTTTACTCATTCTCCTTTCCAGGACTGAGCAACATCATAGGAATCATTGTATATATATCAGCCAACGCCGGCGACCCTTCAAAGAGTGACTCCAAGAAGAACAGCTACTCATACGGCTGGTCCTTTTACTTTGGCGCCCTCTCCTTYATCATGGCCGAAATGGTGGGTGTGCTAGCGGTGCACATGTTTATCGACCGCCACAGAGAGCTGCGAGTTGGCGCACGAGCCGCAGACTACCTCCAAGGTGCTGCCATCACGCGCATTCCGAGCTACCGTTACCGCTATCGACGCCGCTCGCGCTCTTCGTCCCGCTCCACGGACCCCTCGCACTCTCGCGAGGCATCGCCGGTGGGCCTGAAGGCCTTTGGGACGTTGCCTTCCACCGAGCTGTCTATGTACACGCTGCCCAAGGGTCAAACAGGCACCCCAACAGCGACCTATAACTCTACGGAAAGGGACCACAACTTCCTACAGGTCCACAACTGCGTTCAAAAGGACCTCAAAGACTCAGCAGCCAACCGGCGCACAACACCTGTATGAGAAAGG harbors:
- the cacng2b gene encoding calcium channel, voltage-dependent, gamma subunit 2b — translated: MGVFDRGVQMLLTTVGAFAAFSLMTIAVGTDYWLYSRGVCKIKSTNENETSKKNEEVMTHSGLWRTCCLEGSFKGMCKQIDHFPEDADYEADASEYFLRAVRASSIFPILSVILLFMGGLCIAASEFYKSRHNIILSAGILFVSAGLSNIIGIIVYISANAGDPSKSDSKKNSYSYGWSFYFGALSFIMAEMVGVLAVHMFIDRHRELRVGARAADYLQGAAITRIPSYRYRYRRRSRSSSRSTDPSHSREASPVGLKAFGTLPSTELSMYTLPKGQTGTPTATYNSTERDHNFLQVHNCVQKDLKDSAANRRTTPV